One segment of Bacteroidota bacterium DNA contains the following:
- a CDS encoding AAA family ATPase translates to MDDRFALQRGNDFAENLSEGGRLYLIRLFLVTLDVFTERKKRRNNYFIDDPIPSLDANHIAQIYSLINSRFFRKGEDLLQPEAAINCFKQLFISTHNFEFFSFLKDSSQLNKYNSNPKHPLSLLFYLH, encoded by the coding sequence ATGGACGACAGATTTGCATTGCAAAGAGGAAATGATTTTGCTGAAAATTTAAGCGAAGGTGGGAGACTGTACCTCATTCGCTTATTTTTAGTTACATTAGATGTTTTCACGGAGAGAAAGAAACGAAGAAACAATTATTTTATTGACGACCCAATCCCAAGTCTTGATGCAAATCATATAGCACAGATTTATTCTCTAATAAACTCTCGCTTCTTTAGAAAAGGCGAAGACCTATTGCAGCCAGAGGCCGCAATCAATTGTTTCAAGCAACTTTTTATTTCTACACACAATTTTGAATTTTTCTCCTTCCTAAAAGATTCATCACAACTCAATAAATACAACAGTAATCCTAAACACCCGTTGTCATTACTATTTTATCTACATTGA
- a CDS encoding DEAD/DEAH box helicase family protein, producing MFNLASFPSLLSKVEAVKSGSTISNEGKKRLLLEMATGTGKTLTAAALIKLFYRTGNARRILFLVDRLELEEQAERFYQLFKKTTLQQLFTKRRKTDWRKADIVVTTIQSLMVNNKYKTLFSPTDFDLIISR from the coding sequence ATTTTCAATTTAGCGTCGTTTCCTTCGCTATTATCAAAAGTTGAAGCAGTCAAAAGCGGTTCAACAATCAGCAACGAAGGCAAAAAGCGTCTCTTATTGGAAATGGCAACAGGTACAGGAAAAACCTTGACTGCTGCTGCATTGATCAAACTCTTTTACAGAACTGGAAACGCAAGACGCATTTTATTTTTGGTTGACCGTTTGGAATTGGAAGAACAAGCAGAAAGATTTTACCAACTATTTAAAAAAACGACATTACAACAGTTGTTTACAAAGAGAAGAAAAACGGATTGGCGTAAAGCCGACATCGTTGTTACCACCATTCAATCGTTAATGGTAAACAACAAATACAAAACACTATTCTCACCGACCGACTTTGATTTAATTATTTCCCGATGA